A genomic region of Phragmites australis chromosome 2, lpPhrAust1.1, whole genome shotgun sequence contains the following coding sequences:
- the LOC133908791 gene encoding nucleobase-ascorbate transporter 2-like, which translates to MAEVKPEEISHPPMEQLQGFEYCIDSNPPWGEAIILGFQHYILALGTAVMIPAVLVPMMGGNDGDRVRVVQTLLFVTGINTLLQSLFGTRLPTVIGGSYAFVIPIVAIIQDSSLAGIPDGHERFLQTMRAIQGALIVSSSIQIILGYSQLWGIFSRFFSPVGMAPVVALLGFGLFERGFPVVGRCVEVGLPMLILFVVLSQYLKNVQIRDIPILERFSLFICIALVWAYAQILTSGGAYKHSTEVTQINCRTDRANLISSAPWIKIPYPLQWGAPTFNAGQSFGMVSAVLVSLIESTASYKAAARLASATPPPAHILSRGIGWQGIGILLDGLFGTGTGSTVSVENVGLLGSTRIGSRRVIQISAGFMIFFSMLGKFGALFASIPFTIFAAVYCVLFGLVAAVGLSFLQFTNMNSMRNLFIVGVSIFLGLSVPEYFFRYTMSAQRGPAHTKAGWFNDYINTIFSSPPTVGLIVAVFLDNTLEVKNAAKDRGMPWWVPFRSFKGDSRNEEFYSLPFNLNRFFPPS; encoded by the exons ATGGCGGAAGTGAAGCCGGAGGAGATCAGCCATCCGCCCATGGAGCAGCTACAAGGGTTCGAGTACTGCATAGACTCCAACCCTCCCTGGG GCGAGGCGATCATACTGGGCTTTCAGCACTACATTCTGGCGCTGGGCACGGCGGTGATGATCCCGGCGGTGCTGGTTCCCATGATGGGCGGCAATGAT GGGGACAGGGTGAGGGTGGTGCAGACGCTTCTGTTCGTGACCGGGATAAACACACTTCTGCAGTCCCTCTTCGGGACGCGGCTGCCGACGGTGATCGGCGGGTCCTACGCGTTCGTGATCCCGATAGTGGCCATCATCCAGGACTCGTCTCTCGCGGGGATACCCGATGGCCACGAG AGGTTCCTCCAGACCATGAGGGCGATACAGGGGGCTCTGATAGTGTCTTCCAGCATTCAGATCATTCTGGGCTACAGCCAGCTATGGGGTATTTTCTCCAG ATTCTTCAGTCCAGTGGGGATGGCGCCAGTGGTTGCGCTGCTCGGATTCGGCCTCTTCGAAAGAGGGTTCCCTGTG GTTGGGAGATGCGTTGAGGTCGGCTTGCCAATGTTGATTCTCTTTGTTGTACTCTCTCAG TATCTGAAGAATGTACAGATCAGAGATATTCCCATACTGGAAAGGTTCTCCCTTTTCATCTGTATCGCATTGGTATGGGCCTATGCTCAAATCCTCACTTCAGGTGGTGCCTATAAGCACAGCACTGAGGTCACTCAGATCAACTGCCGCACTGACCGTGCTAATCTGatctcttctgccccatg GATTAAGATCCCTTATCCACTACAATGGGGGGCACCAACCTTCAACGCTGGCCAATCATTTGGGATGGTGTCTGCTGTTTTGGTCTCACTAATAGAG TCCACAGCTTCTTACAAAGCTGCAGCTCGTCTTGCAAGTGCCACTCCACCTCCAGCTCATATCCTGAGTAGAGGCATTGGGTGGCAG GGAATCGGAATCCTCCTTGATGGGTTATTTGGAACAGGGACTGGCTCCACTGTCTCAGT GGAGAACGTGGGGTTGTTAGGATCTACAAGGATTGGGAGCCGACGGGTTATTCAGATCTCTGCTGGTTTTATGATCTTTTTCTCCATGCTGG GGAAATTCGGAGCACTGTTTGCTTCTATCCCGTTCACCATTTTTGCAGCCGTGTACTGCGTCTTGTTTGGACTAGTTG CTGCAGTGGGGCTCTCCTTCTTGCAGTTCACGAACATGAACTCCATGCGCAACCTCTTTATCGTCGGCGTCTCCATCTTCCTAGGCTTATCTGTGCCAGAGTATTTTTTCCGGTACACCATGTCTGCTCAGCGTGGTCCAGCGCACACAAAAGCTGGATGG TTCAACGACTACATCAACACCATCTTCTCGTCGCCTCCAACAGTTGGGCTGATCGTGGCCGTCTTCCTAGACAACACGCTGGAGGTGAAGAACGCGGCCAAGGACCGGGGGATGCCGTGGTGGGTGCCGTTCCGGTCGTTCAAGGGGGACAGCAGGAACGAGGAGTTCTACAGCTTGCCATTCAACCTCAACCGCTTCTTCCCTCCATCTTAA
- the LOC133910102 gene encoding uncharacterized protein LOC133910102 → MLEGKAMVEDTDMPVKMQAQAMSAASRALDRFDVSDCRSIAAVIKKEFDAIHGPGWQCVVGSSFGCYFTHSKGSFIYFKLESLRFLVFKGAAA, encoded by the exons ATGCTGGAAGGGAAGGCGATGGTGGAGGACACCGACATGCCGGTGAAGATGCAGGCGCAGGCGATGTCGGCGGCGTCCAGGGCCCTCGACCGCTTCGACGTCAGCGACTGCCGGAGCATCGCGGCGGTCATCAAGAAG GAGTTCGACGCGATCCATGGGCCGGGATGGCAGTGCGTAGTCGGCTCCAGCTTCGGCTGCTACTTCACGCACAGCAAGGGAAGCTTCATCTACTTCAAGCTGGAGTCGCTCAGGTTCCTCGTCTTCAAAGGGGCGGCAGCATAA
- the LOC133908792 gene encoding rop guanine nucleotide exchange factor 9-like — protein sequence MAAIGGAQLERRSSVRRSQSMVLEEDRGPPADEELMIRSQGSNEPGGPLKIGAVLDKDSAAPKSRLSKDDHGGAHSEMELMKEKFAKLLLGEDMSGSGKGVPSALALSNAITNLAASVFGEQRKLEPMSPDRKARWKKEVGWLLSVADHIVEFVAKKQVLDNGTEMEVMGTQQRRDLQANIPALRKIDTMLLDYLDNFKDRNEFWYVKRDSCSDSEKEGTQRSDEKWWIPIVKVPPNGLSPASRGWLQHQKELVNQVLKAAMAINANCLMEMKIPETYLEALPKNGRASLGDALYRIITDVEFDPDVFLSTVDLTSEHKILDLKDRIEASVIIWNRKVHNKDGKSAWGSAVSQEKREQFEERAQTLLLIIKHRFPGIPQSTLDIAKIQENRDVGFALLESYSRVLESLAFNVMSRIEDVIDADNLTREKAKKDAQPTPAPAEEVAERHDPQAAGEQEDQSRTLLDFMGWTGDDKSPLPPPDPPAQDNGRLMKPPNIMTNLKQTYMDKLDFLGGHKSPTGRH from the exons ATGGCGGCGATCGGCGGGGCGCAGCTGGAGCGGCGGAGCTCGGTGCGGCGATCGCAGAGCATGGTGCTGGAGGAGGACCGGGGCCCGCCTGCCGACGAGGAGCTCATGATCCGGAGCCAGGGGTCCAACGAGCCGGGCGGGCCGCTCAAGATCGGCGCCGTGCTCGACAAGGACAGCGCCGCGCCCAAGTCGCGCCTCTCCAAGGACGACCACGGCGGGGCACATTCCG AGATGGAGCTGATGAAGGAGAAGTTCGCCAAGCTGCTGCTCGGGGAGGACATGTCGGGGTCCGGGAAAGGGGTGCCCTCCGCGCTCGCCCTCTCCAACGCCATCACCAATCTTGCAG CGTCTGTCTTTGGCGAGCAACGGAAGTTGGAGCCCATGTCCCCAGACAGAAAGGCGAGGTGGAAGAAAGAAGTCGGCTGGCTTCTGTCCGTCGCCGATCACATCGTCGAGTTCGTCGCCAAGAAACAAGTCCTGGACAACGGGACTGAAATGGAG GTGATGGGGACGCAGCAACGACGGGATCTCCAGGCAAACATACCAGCACTGCGCAAGATCGACACCATGCTTCTC GACTACCTCGACAATTTCAAAGATCGCAACGAGTTCTGGTACGTGAAGCGCGACTCGTGCTCGGACAGTGAAAAGGAGGGAACACAAAGGTCAGATGAGAAATGGTGGATACCGATCGTCAAGGTGCCCCCGAACGGGCTGTCCCCGGCTTCGAGAGGCTGGCTCCAGCACCAGAAGGAGCTGGTGAACCAGGTACTCAAGGCGGCGATGGCCATCAACGCCAACTGCCTCATGGAGATGAAGATCCCTGAAACATATCTAGAGGCACTCCCCAAG AACGGGAGAGCGAGCCTTGGGGACGCGCTGTACCGGATCATAACGGACGTGGAGTTCGACCCGGATGTGTTCCTGTCGACGGTGGACCTGACGTCGGAGCACAAGATCCTGGACCTCAAGGATCGGATCGAGGCGTCGGTGATCATCTGGAACAGGAAGGTGCACAACAAGGACGGCAAATCGGCGTGGGGCTCCGCCGTCAGCCAGGAGAAGAGGGAGCAGTTCGAGGAGCGGGCGCAGACCCTGCtgctcatcatcaagcacaggTTCCCCGGCATTCCCCAGTCCACCCTCGACATCGCAAAGATACAAGAAAACAGG GACGTTGGGTTTGCACTCCTGGAGAGCTACTCCAGGGTCCTGGAGAGCTTGGCGTTCAACGTCATGTCCCGGATAGAGGACGTCATCGACGCCGACAACCTCACCAGGGAGAAGGCCAAGAAGGACGCGCAGCCcacgccggccccggcagagGAGGTCGCGGAACGCCATGATCCCCAGGCGGCGGGCGAGCAGGAAGATCAAAGCAGGACCCTGCTGGACTTCATGGGCTGGACCGGCGACGACAAATCGCCTCTGCCGCCGCCCGACCCACCGGCACAGGACAACGGGAGGCTGATGAAACCGCCCAACATCATGACGAACTTGAAGCAGACGTACATGGACAAGCTGGACTTCCTCGGTGGGCACAAAAGCCCGACCGGTCGCCATTAG
- the LOC133908794 gene encoding aspartate aminotransferase, cytoplasmic-like, protein MTPANVRAGAAQEPSADRRLSTLVRHLLPSSPRRTAADTSATLESFPTMASQGSSAFAALAQAPEDPILGVTVAYNKDPSPVKVNLGVGAYRTEEGKPLVLNVVRRAEQMLINNPSRVKEYLPITGLAEFNKLSAKLIFGADSPAIKENRVATVQCLSGTGSLRVGGEFLARHYHERTIYIPQPTWGNHPKVFTLSGLAVRSYRYYDPATRGLDFKGLLEDLSSAPSGSIVLLHACAHNPTGVDPTIDQWEQIRQLMRSKSLLPFFDSAYQGFASGNLDKDAQSVRMFVADGGELLMAQSYAKNMGLYGERVGALSIVCGTADVAVRVESQLKLVIRPMYSNPPLHGASIVATIFKDSEMFNEWTVELKAMAGRIISMRQQLFDALKVRGTPGDWSHIIKQIGMFTFTGLNSEQVAFMRQEYHIYMTADGRISMAGLNARTVPHLADAIHSAVTQLK, encoded by the exons ATGACCCCCGCTAACGTGCGCGCGGGCGCGGCGCAGGAGCCCAGCGCCGACCGCAGGTTAAGTACGCTGGTGCGCCACCTGCTGCCTTCCTCCCCACGAAGAACAGCAGCAGACACCTCCGCCACCCTCGAATCGTTCCCCACCATGGCGTCTCAGGGATCCTCCGCCTTCGCAGCCCTCGCGCAGGCCCCGGAGGACCCCATCCTCGGG GTGACGGTCGCGTACAACAAGGATCCCAGTCCCGTTAAGGTCAACCTCGGCGTCGGCGCCTACCGGACCGAG GAAGGGAAGCCCCTCGTGTTGAATGTGGTCAGGCGCGCCGAGCAGATGCTGATCAATAATCC GTCACGTGTTAAGGAGTACTTACCAATCACTGGGTTGGCTGAATTCAATAAGCTGAGCGCTAAGCTTATCTTTGGTGCTGACAG TCCTGCTATTAAGGAGAACAGGGTTGCTACAGTGCAATGCTTGTCAGGAACTGGTTCTTTAAGAGTGGGAGGTGAATTTCTTGCAAGGCACTATCATGAA CGCACTATCTACATCCCACAACCAACGTGGGGAAATCACCCAAAAGTCTTCACCTTATCTGGCTTGGCCGTTAGGAGTTACCGCTACTATGATCCTGCAACCCGTGGTCTTGACTTCAAAG GACTGTTAGAAGACCTCAGTTCTGCTCCTTCAGGTTCAATTGTACTGCTTCATGCTTGTGCCCACAACCCTACCGGAGTAGATCCAACCATCGATCAGTGGGAACAGATTAGGCAGCTGATGAGATCAAAATCATTGCTTCCGTTTTTTGACAGTGCTTATCAA GGCTTTGCTAGTGGAAATCTCGATAAAGATGCCCAGTCAGTGCGTATGTTTGTTGCTGATGGTGGTGAATTGCTCATGGCTCAGAGCTACGCTAAGAACATGGGATTGTATGGAGAGCGTGTCGGTGCTTTAAGCATT GTTTGTGGAACCGCGGATGTAGCTGTTAGGGTTGAAAGTCAACTCAAACTTGTGATTAGGCCTATGTATTCAAATCCTCCTCTTCATGGTGCCTCTATCGTGGCTACCATATTTAAGGACAG CGAGATGTTCAACGAATGGACAGTGGAACTGAAGGCCATGGCTGGTAGAATAATTAGCATGAGGCAACAGCTTTTTGATGCACTGAAAGTCAGAG GAACGCCTGGAGATTGGAGCCACATTATTAAGCAGATTGGGATGTTTACATTCACTGGGCTCAATAGCGAGCAAGTGGCCTTCATGAGGCAAGAGTACCACATTTACATGACAGCCGATGG GAGGATCAGTATGGCTGGTTTGAACGCCAGGACTGTGCCCCATCTTGCAGATGCCATACACTCTGCAGTGACTCAACTAAAGTGA